The nucleotide window gttcgttccagtcattggcagcagaaaactggaaggaaaggcggccaaaggaggaattggctttgggggtgaccagtgaaatatacctgctggagcgcgtgctacgggtgggtgctgctatggtgactagtgagctgagataaggtggggctttacatagcaaagacgtatagatacctggagccagtgggtttggcgacgaatatgaagcgagggccagccaacgagagcatacaggtcgcagtggtgggtagtatatggggctttggtgacaaaacagatggcactgtgatagactgcatccaatctgttgagtagagtgttggaggctattttgtaaatgacatcgccgaagtcaaggatcggtagaatagtcagttttacgagggtatgtttagcagcatgagtgaaggatgctttgttgcgaaataggaagccgattctagatttaattttggattggagatgcttaatgtgagtctggaaggagagtttacagtctaaccatacacctaggtatttgtagttgtccacatattctaagtcagaaccgtccagagtagtgatgctggactggcgggcagcgatcagttgaagagcatgcatttagttttacttgcatttaagagcagttggaggccacggaaggagagttgtatggcattgaagctcgtctggaggtttgttaatacagtgtccaaagaagggccagaagtatacagaatggtgttgtctgcgtagaggtggatcagagactcaccagcagaaTCACCAACATTTCTAATggatatttccatctctgtccatgaAACTGCTTGCAtgtgcagtagaacagtgttttCCCGCAAATTGTATTTTGGAACATTTGTGTGCACATTGCTGCacagaaaatgtgaagaaataatagttgaTTAGCCTCATTAGTTAATACggcgtatacctccactacatAACTTTGATATGCATTGTGGGGAGTATAtgcaatgcccactgaaaaataAGCGGGTACATGGTGTATACCTGCgtacagggttggggagtaattgattacatgtaatcagttaaatgtaatcagattttttttttaatgttaactgtaatcagttacgttaccagcaaaatcTTGTAATCAGAAAATCAGAaatttagaaaaaatatatattatgacACCTTTCTGCTTTCTAAATGAATAAAGttcaagtttgttccacctgagcgagtcacaagacagagacaactaggataacacaccaaatgcatttgatggatcctttttgtcttcttctaatgcctcttaagggggaaagtaatcagattacattactgagtttgggtaatccaaacattacattactgattacaattttggacaggtaactagtaactgtaacggattgcatttagaaagtaacttacccaactctggctgtgtgtaccctccactacaccactgctcaGAGGTGATGGTCAATGAAGAACAaacgcacacacatatacatacacacacacacacacacacacacactctctctcctacCTGTCCGTTCTTCTTCAAGTCAGCCCACATGCTGGTCCCATCTCCGCCCCTCATCAGAACATGGTAGGTGAAGAAGTAGATACCAGGTAGAGGACAGGTGAACTTCCCAGTACTAGGCTCATAGTAGTTCCCTACATTGGTTACCACATCATCAAACTTCAACACCTCGCTGCCCTCGTGCTGTTTCCTTAGCCCTGCATAAAAGGCGATCTTGGGGCTGTAGGAGGGGAGGTAACCATTAGGTCCAGGGCCGGGAGGCCCCTGTGGCCCTGGCTTGCCTGATTCCCCAGGGGGTCCTCGGGCGCCTGGAGGACCAGGGATCCCAGGGACACCGCGGTACCCCGTCTTCTTCTTCCCGGGGTATTCCGGTTGAGGGGACATGGCTGTCAGCTCCTGGCCTGGTTGGGCAGTACTATAAGTGTCACAGACCATTCTGCAGCTCCCCAGCATCTCATAATGGGTCCCCCCGCCGCCACTTCCTTGGCTAGCTCCTCCCCCTTTCATGGTGTGAACCAATAGGGGGATGGCTATCAGGAGGAGTAGAACCATGGCCACGCCCATGGCGGCTCCGATGGCACGCTTCCGACGGCTGAACCGAGAAGCGGACAGGGTCAGAAAGTCCTCCTCCCCCTTAGACGGAATAGTGCCGGGTGCCAGGGTGCACTATAGATAGACCGAATATGAAAGACTGGAAGGAAGGTATGGAGAGGTCTGGTTGCTGTATGTTTGTGGTGCTCTCAGACTAGGCCAACAGGTGTCAGCAGCCAAGAGAGAAGGGTCCGTTGAGACAACATGAGTAGAATGTGGGAGAGAAAAGGAAGATGGCAGacggagagaagggaagagaggaacaacaggagagagggggatgatgaAGGGAAAGGGATGGAGCAGGATTTCACTCTTTAAAACCTGCAGTCAGTGTTCAGACAACACTATGTTGTAGTTTTAAACCTGCAGTCAGTGTTCAGCCAACTCTATGTTGTAGTTTAAAACCTGCAGTCAGTGTTCAGACAACACTTTGTTGTAGTTTGAAACCGGCAGTCAGTGTTCAGACCTCTATGTTGTAGTTTAAAACCTGGAGTCAGTGTTCAGACAACTCTATGTTGTAGTTTAAAACCTGGAGTCAGTGTTCAGACAACTCTATGTTGTAGTTTAAAACCTGGAGTCAGTGTTCAGACAACTCTATGTTGTAGTTTAAAACCTGCAGTCAGTGTTCAGACAACTCTATGTTGTAGTTGACATAGTTCATTTCATTTAGCCTCTTTCACCTTTTGTCCTGCTCTTGTCTTCCAGAGTTCTTCTTGTCTTCGCTTTGATCAAATTCCTCCTATTTTCTGCGCATCAAACATCAACCAAACCCAGGCCAAGAGAACGTACAATAGTGAACTTATGTTATCAGAATTTACCAAGAGATCGCTGATTCGACTTCAACTGCCAATTCAGCTAATTATGTACAGTAGACGGCAGAAAAAGAATTGTCAGTCTCTTCAACAAACCACTTGTGCTTTTCTAAGGGCTCGCCTTATGAATGACAGAAACTCAGCTAACAGAGGTGTCTCTCCGCTGAATACAGCATGACTGAGAGAACAAATAACAGAAGGAAGAGAAGGGAAAAGAAAGTCGATATGTTCAGAGTTGCCTTCCTGTCAGAATCATTTTAGTCCTGTGTGTTTATAGGGTGGTAGTAGTATTACAGGGCGTCCAGAGCTAGATGGAGGGTGCTGGGGCGAGAAACCAATAAAATCTTTATTTTGTGATCTAAGGTGTATTCCTCTCTTCATGGACTCACAAAGTCTGTGGAAAGATGAAGAATTAAACAAATACATTCATATACTGTATCTCTTGATTGCGCTTTTTTTATTATCCTGTCCCGTTATATTAATGGGACaggataataaaaaataaataagtgaGAAGCAGGGATTGGTCTGAAGCcggaaaaagaaaggaaattcacatgagcaccacaatgcctaatCATGCTCTACCTAGTTACAAATCAAATGCTCATTGAGGCTTGAAACTGACAACTCTAATTTAAACTGGTCATTTCTACATGGAGGACATGGTTTATTTTTTATGTCCTCTTTTCAGATTTGATAAGATACATTCACAAATTAGGCAATTATTTAAAATGTTTATCAGGTCTTACTGGGTCAAAATCCAATAATCTGACAAATGTAGTTTTATATTCATCCCAAGGAATCCCTGAATATTTAATTAAGTGCAATTTTCTATTGGAATTGAATTAATTTCCAATTGTCAAGTAATAATATTTATTAAATACTTATGTATCTTATTATTATTAGCTTATAGCCTACAGTATTTATATTCATTTTACCATCACTGTTAAAACATTTCTCTCTCCAAAATAAATCTGGGAAATCGAAACACAAAAACGAAAAGCATGCACAGTTATTTTACTCACTCTGTCTTCCTATTATAGTGAAACTAAAGTCAAGTAGATTTCTCCATCAGGCGTCTTAGACTCGACTATATCCAGGTACGAATCCTCCAACAGACACTACGAGGAACTTCGCGTGCCAAATGAATAGCCAAGAGACGCGCGCACTTTTTAAGCAGGAGATGCCCGGGAAGCGAGGAGACAGAATAAGTAATCACTTTTTCTCACCACCACCTGTACGGTAATATCCCCTTTCAACGGTTTCCACTAGCTTCtatagccacaaagtcagattccacagccacaaagtcaaactccacagccacaaagtcaaacttGGTCTTtatttaaggttagagttaggcatacgtttagcagtgtggttaagtttagagttaggtttaaaatcatattttaagaagatcaattgtagaaatgggcggggtttatgactttgtggataTAGAAGCTAGTGATGACCTGTTTCGACTGAGGTCAGTCCAGCTAAGCAACTATGAAGTCCAACATAGATTTCAAGAAATTAGGGAAATAACCAACCCGAACTTGCTAGAAATGTAGCCTAacgttttgtttgtttttcccttgttaGCTTGTTGTAGTCCAAGTATCTGTTGAGTAGCCTCGGGTTTGTAAAAACCTAATTACTTTAAGGAACTGATTTTTTCATTCTTCAAAAATCTCCCACTCCCTCTGCATGTAGGCTACAACACCTGTAagatctctccacccctccccccctctctctctgtctttaggtTTTTGGTAGCAGGCACTCTCTCACACCTCTGTCCTAAGATTTTTGATAGCAGTCATTTTGTTACAAAATATAGGTCTGATCCTAAATGGGTTCAGggggaaaataaaaataataatatattttcaAAAGTACACAAAAGAGATGGTATGAATGGCAATGGTTATATTTTCACCTATTTTCAATAGTTCTGACTCATCTTTAGAGAAACTGCATTGAGCGCACATGAAGAAGAAAAAACGAAATTAAATTCTAATAATTGAACCAActtcggtcaattagttgttaaATAAAAACCAAAAAAATACACTAATGGGTCAAAACAGACAGGGTTAACCTAGACTGTTGACAACATGCAAACTATATTTTGTTgcaaaatgtttattgaaaacgtaaataccccactgggcacacactggttgaatccacATCAgttcaatgaaatgacgttgaaccaacgtggaatagacgatgaatctgtgcccagtgggacatttgcacaatgagcacttgttgtctctcaaatacattgttacagttgttggttagcaaGCTTGcgaatttgagccatattagcatagacatgacatcagtcaaacacctgaaaacaagacatggtatcaatgaCAAGATACAACGAGTTGAAACGAGtcacctacgattccccacaaGGCAGCTTCTTGTcgttgttgctagctatctgaccgttCACATCGATGTGCACACATTATTTTCGTGACGTTGCCAGGCAACCCATCTAAAGAGTTGGAAGGATGGAGAAATAAGCCGAGGGTGACTAAGAACAATTGTTGTAGTACGTATGGGTTAGGAATGGAGAGAAGACACAAAATGTTCCCTAGACTATTGTCTGcatgacacacacgcacacacagacacgcgtAGATTatcgtctgtctgtgtgagtcGCTTTCCCTCGCTATCGGGCCTCATTAGGAAGAGATACTGAGCCACCCAGAGAACTGTTATttttctctttcacacacacacacacacataaataactTAAAATAATTGAAATTATAGTAATTTACAGTAAATGCATCTTAATTGCCCAATTAATTTACTGTTGTGGTCAAAACGGTAGGGgcatattattatattttttttaacttgtaTGCATTATCTTTGAGGTTTTAGTATATATAATGGCCGTCAATGATTCTAATAAGGTGTTTAAAATGCTGGATTTAGCTCCGTATCCTCTGAGAgttgagtcatctctctccatGACAGGCTTAATCACACATCTGCATGTTTAAAGTTTAATGGCTGAGGTGGGAGCTGGTGGGAGGCTTTAGGGGAATACATATTGATGATGACTTTGTCATCAATCgcctctcctacctctccctttctctctctttctccctcgctctttaGATATGACCACTGTCAAGGGAGCGGGGGAGATGGTccaccagagagaaagaggaaaaaaaCTCAGATGATGCCTAACAAGGGTTGAGCTTTTGCACATTTAGCCTAGTGAATATATCAAAGTCTATGAAGTATGACAACGTGAGACTAGGTTTATGGGGAACGTGAAGAGAAGGAAAGGGTTGGGTTTGGGGCTGAGCTGGAGTaggctactagactactagaGCCCCATGGGGTTCTCTTTCAGGACTTTACAAATCCTGTCCATGTCTTGTCTTAAATGGTGTGTCAGTCTCACTTTGTGGCTTGGTCAGTCTGTCAGTATCATGAAAACTATTAGAACACTAGAACATTAGAGCATAACAGAACACTCATCAGAGCTCTAGAAGCAGCCTCACCCTCGACCGGACGACAGATCATCAGGGCCAGCAGCCAGAGGAAATATAGTCCGAATTTGATTTTTAGTGGCTGTTAAAATATTACTGAGCTGATTAATATTAAAATATGTGCATGTCTctgagctgtctgtctctctctttttctctctctctctttctctccctctctctctcctgtccttgtTAGCTGATGTTCGTTATTCCTATTGGGCAAAGGGTTCCTTTTATTTGTGTTATTGAGCAGCGTCCGTCCATGTTCCCATTGCCCCTTCAGATATCAGAGGTGTGAGCAGAACATTCAATTTACTGTAGCTAGGGCCGGGAGACTTATTTTGAATTGTTTGTTTAAGGTGCCTCATATATCGTGGTGGAACAAGGAtaaatctcctctgtctctctctttctcttgccgtTAATTCAGACTCAGTCGTTTTTCTCCTCTCTGTGAAAAGAGAAAGAACAGGTACATATTTATGGTCATGTAACTCATGGAATATTTattgcatttgtctgtgtgtgctttGTTGTATACGCTATTGCATTGCGCTTTGTGTTCAGCCATTGTCAGAATTCAAGGCTCATTTAAGATTTAATTGAAGATGATTTCAGAACCTCAAAGAATCAGGACAAAGAATACAGTAGTCTTTAATACCTGCGTGTTCTTCCATTAGACAAATAAACATAGACTTTGATGATACAGTATGAAGTAGATTTTAGTGAGAACATTGATATATAAAGACGTAAGATAGGCATCACTGTGAGCTCCAGCCAGAGGGATGTACGAATATTGTTGGAGAGATGCTGAAGGATGGAGGGATAACATTGGTAGGATGGTTGCTGAATCCCCTAGAGGCAGGTTCACAGTCTGATGATGTCTGATGGCCACCACTGCTGCTCCCAGTGGTCCCACTCCTCAGCTACCCACAGCTAGACCCACACTATAACAGATCCTACTATCAAATCCCTATCCACTGTCAGGGGGATATATATCCATGTATAAATCAATGTAAATCAATGTAGAGGTCATTAGGATTTCGAAGATACACAGGCTTCAACAGAGTTGTTTAGGGGCAGGCCAgaatgacgcacacacacaccacacatactgtacaccaaacgacagacaggagagagttaTTACTCAATATAACGATTGTGGGAGCGGGGATGAGAGATAAACAGTGAACGAGAGGCATCTATTTGACAAATGGTTGGTgacaaaagaaagaaagaaagaacaaaTTCGTAAGACAGGAAAAGGGAATTGAGGGCGTTTATTTTTAAATGCAGCCCATCTCCATTTGTGTGAAGGTATACACTTGagtgcacagtgtgtgtgtgtatacaacaTGGTGGTGCTGTGCAGTTCCATTAGGCTCTGATTAGGAGGCCTGATCCAGAGTGACAGTGTACAGATTGAGTTGCACAGCAACTCTCATTCTCCCTATTAATAATAAAAGAtacacactgctctctctctctctctctgtttcggtctctccctcttctttcttccctctctccttcctggttTGTCCAGTTATCTCTTGGttcccccctcttcctctactCCAAGCTCGAAGACATGGTCAGGCATACTGAGAGaagttctactctctctctgcaaTTCTCTCTTTAAGTCCACTTCATTTTTTGATTAAACAAAACACAAGCTTTCATTTCTTATTCCAATTGTTTAAGCAATAGTAGCTGACACTCTCCCTGAATGTGATATTTGTTGTTGGTGGTCATATCGAGGCACATTTTGTTTCTTAAAAAGGTTGGAAAGAACCTTGAGTTAACACTTTACTTACTAAAACCTGCAGGTAAAATCATTTTTAACATGCTCACAACAAGTCTTACAATTCATTATAATAGCGTCATACGGAATTATACCTGCAGGCCAGGCTTTAAGTTGGCTGGTATGTTCAGTATATTGTGCCTTAGTTGAAATCATAGATTTGCTTTACACCCACGTTGTCTTTACAAAGAAGTATAATCAATACTTATATTTCTGAAcgctttgtatttttttttaaatttaattatttaaaaaaatgtatcccctttttctccctaatttcgtggtatccaattgttagtagttactgtcttgtctcatcgctacaactcccgtacgggctcgtgagagacgaaggtcgagagccatgcgtcctccgaaacacaacccaaccaagctgcactgcttcttagcacagcgcacatccaacccggaatccgtagaaacaccgtacacctagcgacctggtcagcgcacactgcgcccggcccgccacaggagtcgctagtgcgcgaagagacaaggatatccctaccggccaaaccctccctaacccggacgacgctaggagaattgtgcgtcgccccatgtcgcggtcgcggccggctgcggcagagcctggccTCGAAcccagtctctggtggcacagctagcactgcgatgcagtgccttagaccactgtgccacccgggaggcgaACGCTTTGTATTTTGTGTAATTGTCGAGCAAATATTCCCATCAGCTGATCAGATTTATGCTCATGTTTGatgtacaattgaagtcggaagttttatttctttcatcacattcccagtgggtcagaagtttacatgcactcaattagtatttggtagcattgcctttaaattgtttaacttgggccaaacgtttcaggtagccttccacaagcttcccacaataagttgggtgaattttggcccattcctcctgacagagctggtgtaattgagtttggtttgtaggcctctttgctcgctcATGCTTTttcagggttttgtgatgaccactccaataccttgactttgttgtccttaagccattttgccacaactttggaagtatgcttatggtcattttccatttggaagacccatttgcgaccaatctttaacttccagactgatgtcttgagatgttgcttcaatatatccacagaattttccttacgtcatgatgccatctattttgtgaagagcacctgtccctcctgcagcaaagcacccccacaacatgatgctgccaccaccgcgcttcacggttgggatggtgttcttcggcttgcaagcatccccctttttcctccaaacataatgatggtcattatggccaaatagttctatttttgattcatcagactagaggatatttctccagaaagtacgatctttgtcctcatgtgcagtctggcttttttatggcggttttggagcaatggtttcttccttgctgagcggcctttcaggttatttcgatataggactcgttttactgtggatatacagtggggagaacaagtatttgatacactgacaattttgcaggttttcctacttacaaagcatgtagaggtctgtaatttttatcataggtacacttcaactgtgagagaaggaatctaaaacaaaaatccagaaaatcacattgtatgatttttaattaattaatttgcattttattgcatgacataagtatttgatacatcagaaaagcagaactgaatatttggtacagaaaccttagtttgcaattacagagataatacgtttcctgtagttcttgaccaggtttgcacacactgcagcagggattttggcccactcctccatacagaccttctccagatccttcaggtttcggggctgtcgctgggcaatacggactttcggctccctccaaagattttctattgggttcaggtctggagactggctaggccactccaggaccttgagatgcttcttacggagccactccttagttgccctggctgtgtgtttcgggtcgttgtcatgctggaagacccagccacgacccatcttcaatgctcttactgagggaaggaggttgttggtcaagatctcgcgatacatggccccatccatcctcccttcaatacggtgcagtcgtcctgtcccctttgcagaaaagcatccccaaagaatgatgtttccacctccatgcttcacggttgggatggtgttcttggcgttgtactcatccttctattcctccaaacacggcgagtggagtttagagcaaaaagctctatttttgtctcatcagaccacatgaccttctcccattcctcctctggatcatccagatggtcattggcaaacttcagacgggcctggacatgcgctggcttgagcagggggaccttgcgtgcgctgcaggattttaatccatgacggcgtagtgtgttactaatggttttctttgagactgtggtcccagctctcttcaggtcattgaccaggtcctgccgtgtagttctgggctgatccctcacattcctcatgatcattgatgccccacgaggtgagatcttgcatggagccccagaccgagggtgattgaccgtcatcttgaacttcttccattttctaataattgtgccaacagttgttgccttctcaccaagctgcttggctattgtcctgtagcccatcccagccttgtacaggtctacaatttatccctgatgtccttacacagctctctggtcttggccattgtggagaggttggagtctgtttgattgagtgtgtggacaggtgtcttttatacaggtaacgagttcaaacaggtgcagttaatacaggtaatgagtggagaacaggagggctt belongs to Salvelinus alpinus chromosome 28, SLU_Salpinus.1, whole genome shotgun sequence and includes:
- the LOC139557738 gene encoding complement C1q-like protein 4 → MGVAMVLLLLIAIPLLVHTMKGGGASQGSGGGGTHYEMLGSCRMVCDTYSTAQPGQELTAMSPQPEYPGKKKTGYRGVPGIPGPPGARGPPGESGKPGPQGPPGPGPNGYLPSYSPKIAFYAGLRKQHEGSEVLKFDDVVTNVGNYYEPSTGKFTCPLPGIYFFTYHVLMRGGDGTSMWADLKKNGQVRASAIAQDADQNYDYASNSVILHLDVGDEVCVQLDGGKVHGGNTNKYSTFSGFLIYPD